CATCCCTCCCCTCATCACTCCGGTACCGGATAGCGATCCGGATGACGGCTGCACGGCCGAACGCTGGCTCTACGAGGGAGGGACCAATGGAAGCTCGGTAGAACTTTACAAGGTCTTCGATGGTGCACATACCTGGCCGGGGACAGATATCATTATCGGAACTACCAATCAGGATTTCAATGCCTCTGCGGTCATCTGGGAGTTCTTCTCGCAGTATGATATCAATGGACTCACCATCGTAGATGATGTCGAGGAACAGGCCAAGGAGACCCTCAGACTATGGCCCAATCCTGCACAGGATAGACTCTATATCGACCACTTGGAACGCTCCCGAGGCTTCCGCATAGTGGATGGGCGTGGCCGAACGGTAATGCAGTCCGAGCTCTCGGCACATCCTACCGTGATCGATATCGCGGAGCTGCGAGAAGGGAATTATCTCTTGATCTTGGACGATGGTCGTTCGACTCCCTTTCTAGTGGATTGACGGGTAGACTGCCCATGTAGTTCCGGTTGAGGAATTACGTCCACGTTTTTCCACAATTCGCTGGCAAACCTATGATCTACAGGGAAGTACAGCCCTTTGTACTTCTCAACATATTGTGCTTTTTACCATAAGCATCCCTAGAAATTCGAGGATTCCAGTGTGAAAAGGCAGAAGCAAGCTGAAAGTGAAAATCGACCCTCGACTCCCTTGTGGAAAAAACCACGTTCTGTTCATCACTGTGAGAACTGGGGAACAGACTCAGGCACGGAATCTGCCGCTTTCTCAGCAGACCACAATTCGATAGATATGGAAAAGTCACTTATCACCGAGATCAACGAGCGTCACTTCTTCAGCCGAGTGACCCAGAGTATTCGAGAAGAAGTTCCCTGTTCCGAATTCCTGGATCTATACAATGGCACCTTGTGCTTGGCCATACACACCTTTGACGGCTGGAAGGCCGACCAGGGATTCTCCCTGTACAGGATCATACGCTCATGGCAGGATAATCATCCCGAGTTGCGAGATGCATGGAATTTCCATGTGCTTATCTACAAGCTCATACCGGGAAGTCGATCCCAGCTGATCAAGCGCGTAGAAGGACCGATCATACGGGAGAACTGAGGCCGAAATAGAGATTTCTCACACGGGCACGGTTATTGGTCTATCTTTGTAGCACCTTATCAGCCGACAGCTCTGTCTAGGCATCACTACCCCACCATACGTAGTTTTCTCCTTCACGAATGTTCTGCTCATCAGGAGATACACCAACGAGATGTATCGCAGCCGATGATCCCGAATTCACATGTGCATCATCGCGCTCAATTTTAAGAGAAAAGCAGGATTCCGCACGCACATGTCGGAATCGACATCTAAGACGCCAGGCAAAGAATAGCCTGGATCACACTATTTTATGAGAAATTCAAATACCCGCCAGGGCGGCAATTCGTCCTATCGCGGAAAAAAGAGGAGACCCTCAGGGAACGCTCCACGTAATAATTCACGCAATAATTCACGCAGACAGGGAAGGAAACTCGTATCGAGTATCGACCCTAGCACACTGGTCCAAAAGGCCATTTCTAAAGAAGAACAGGTGTATGAAGCCACACGCACCATCGAAGAACTCCCTATCGACAAGCGATTGAGGAGCTGTTTGGCAAGCAAAGGCTTCAAGACCCCTACTGAGATCCAAGACCGCAGTCTGGACCCCCTACTCCAAGGACGCGATATCCTAGGTATCGCGCAGACCGGCACCGGAAAGACAGGAGCATTCCTGATCCCGATGATCGACTTCTTACTGAAGAAGAACAGAAAAGAACATGCACTGATCGTAGTTCCTACGAGAGAACTCGCACTTCAAGTAGAGCAGGAATTCAAGAGCATGACCAAAGGCCTCGGCCTGCATAGCTGTTGCTTCATCGGTGGGACCAATATCAATAAGGACCTTCAGAAGCTTCAAAGACCATCGCACATCTATATCGGCACACCGGGCAGATTGCTCGACCTGATCGATAGACGGGTGCTCGATCTACGCAATTTCAATACGCTGGTATTGGATGAGTTCGATCGCATGCTGGACATGGGATTTGCCCGTGATATGGACAAGATCATCGACATGATGCGCAATAGGAAGCAGACCATGCTCTTCTCGGCCACCATCGAGAAATCCCAACAGAGACGTATCGATGAGATACTGCACAAGCCTGTATCCGTCAAGGTAAGCTCGGGTCTGGTAAGCAGCGACCATATCGATCAGGACGTCATCCGT
The nucleotide sequence above comes from Flavobacteriales bacterium. Encoded proteins:
- a CDS encoding DEAD/DEAH box helicase translates to MRNSNTRQGGNSSYRGKKRRPSGNAPRNNSRNNSRRQGRKLVSSIDPSTLVQKAISKEEQVYEATRTIEELPIDKRLRSCLASKGFKTPTEIQDRSLDPLLQGRDILGIAQTGTGKTGAFLIPMIDFLLKKNRKEHALIVVPTRELALQVEQEFKSMTKGLGLHSCCFIGGTNINKDLQKLQRPSHIYIGTPGRLLDLIDRRVLDLRNFNTLVLDEFDRMLDMGFARDMDKIIDMMRNRKQTMLFSATIEKSQQRRIDEILHKPVSVKVSSGLVSSDHIDQDVIRLKDGEDKFKHLCELLEKDEFARVLVFDETKHRVKRLCRNLNKQGIKSEDIHGNKSQNARQVALNAFKKGKVDVLVATDVAARGIDVDDVTHVINYQLPMTYDSYIHRIGRTGRAGKGGRALTYVN